DNA sequence from the Lycium barbarum isolate Lr01 chromosome 5, ASM1917538v2, whole genome shotgun sequence genome:
CTATGAAGAGTTTGACAGATCTTCTTCGAGAACATAATCTCCCACCAGGCCTTTTCCCCCAGAACATAACGAGCTTTGAATTAGACGAGTCCAAAACAAAGCTGACCGTTTACCTTCCCTCCCCATGCGAGATAACCTTCAAGGACGGCTCTGTGATTAGGTATGCTACGAGGGTGAAATGCATTTTACTAAGAGACAAGCTTATTGGCATAGAAGGAATGAAGACCAAAGTCTTAGTATGGGTGAAGGTCACAAATGTTTCCGTTGAAGGATACAGGTCGGAGAAGGTTTGGTTTACTGCTGGTGTAAAGAAATCGAGGCCAATGGAAGCTTATGAAATTCCTCGCGATGCAGTTAGAGTAAAAGATTTTTGAGAGTTGGATTTGATTATTCATACAAGAATGAGTCCTCAACAATCAAAGATTTTTGAGTAGTTGTTTTGATGGCTTTCTTGGTCTGTCACTTCTCATCCTAGCAAAATTGTTGCAAGGCACACTTCAGGAAAGAAGTATATTTCATTTACAAGTCATTCAAAATGGTGTTTAGCAATTTAGCAAACTCAGCTAGATTGTAACTGCAGTTGTATGGCTAGTCATCTAATATATTTTCTGGAATTCTGAGATGCTATTTATTATGGCTTCTATTTGAAGAAAATTATTCAGTCGCATCATGTTAGGGAGTCTTGTTGAGTTGTTGAATGTATCAATCCTAAGATGTTCTCTAACTATTGTCTTTGGTCTAATGGAGAACTTCAAATAAGGTGCTGCTAAGACAGTTTGTACTGTAATTCTTTAGCATATTTTAGACTTCAAATATGAACATTTCAGGTTAAATATTTACATGCACTCAGACTCAGTGCtgatatttacatttctagttgAGTTTTGCACTTTAATCATTTGATGGACTAACTCCCAGAAAGTATTGCACTTGACCTTCAACGGATCTAATTGCAACATCCATCTGAAATTCTACTTTGTGATAG
Encoded proteins:
- the LOC132642003 gene encoding uncharacterized protein At5g01610 is translated as MEKALTKVGSIKVGSFWLTKKAKAEFNNISEDINSISNTVEEKAKWIFSKLKGTPMKSLTDLLREHNLPPGLFPQNITSFELDESKTKLTVYLPSPCEITFKDGSVIRYATRVKCILLRDKLIGIEGMKTKVLVWVKVTNVSVEGYRSEKVWFTAGVKKSRPMEAYEIPRDAVRVKDF